A genome region from Pseudanabaena sp. Chao 1811 includes the following:
- a CDS encoding type II toxin-antitoxin system PemK/MazF family toxin: MASYIPKKGDLIILTFDPQSGHEQKGRRPALVVSNTLFNQHTGLAIVCPITNTKRDFPFHVAIASSKTLTGYVMVEQVKSIDYKSRKVKLIEVAADELLAEVLSILDACIY; encoded by the coding sequence ATGGCTAGTTATATTCCCAAAAAGGGCGATTTGATTATCCTCACTTTCGATCCGCAGTCTGGACATGAGCAGAAAGGGCGGCGACCTGCTTTAGTGGTGAGTAATACGCTGTTCAATCAGCATACGGGTTTGGCGATTGTCTGTCCGATTACAAATACTAAGCGTGATTTTCCTTTTCATGTGGCGATCGCTAGTAGTAAAACTCTAACTGGCTATGTGATGGTGGAGCAAGTGAAATCTATCGACTACAAGTCGAGAAAGGTGAAATTGATAGAGGTTGCTGCGGATGAGCTTTTGGCTGAAGTTTTGAGCATTTTAGATGCTTGTATTTACTGA
- a CDS encoding AbrB/MazE/SpoVT family DNA-binding domain-containing protein produces MLVKVQKWGNSQGIRLSKEVLAEANILVGDALEIITTKEQIVIKPVRKIRGKYDLKDLVSKIPSNYKVQEENWGAPVGLEVW; encoded by the coding sequence ATGCTGGTCAAAGTCCAGAAATGGGGTAATAGTCAAGGAATTAGACTCAGTAAAGAGGTTTTAGCTGAGGCTAATATTCTGGTTGGTGACGCACTAGAGATTATCACAACTAAGGAGCAGATTGTAATCAAACCTGTTCGTAAAATCCGTGGTAAGTACGATCTTAAAGATCTAGTTTCCAAAATTCCTTCTAACTATAAGGTTCAAGAAGAGAATTGGGGAGCGCCTGTAGGTTTGGAAGTTTGGTAA
- a CDS encoding ArsJ-associated glyceraldehyde-3-phosphate dehydrogenase, which translates to MAVRVGINGFGRIGRLALRAAWEFPELEFVHINEINGGVEAAAHLLKFDSVHGRWQQDVQVIGDRIQIDHKSLSFGEYAKPELVNWQELGVDIVLECSGKFRTPETLNPYFTKGVKKVIVAAPVKEEALNIVMGINDHLYDPVQHHILTAASCTTNCLAPVVKVIHESLGIKHGVITTIHDNTNTQTLVDAPHKDLRRARASALSLIPTTTGSATAITLIYPELKGKLNGLAVRVPLLNASLTDCVFEVARETTIEEVNSLLKVAAEGELKGILGYEERPLVSIDYKDDPRSSIIDALSTMVVDGTQVKILAWYDNEWGYSCRMAELARKVALSI; encoded by the coding sequence ATGGCTGTGCGCGTTGGTATTAATGGCTTTGGCAGAATTGGCAGATTGGCTCTGCGTGCTGCTTGGGAGTTTCCTGAATTAGAGTTTGTACATATCAATGAAATCAATGGCGGCGTAGAAGCTGCCGCACATTTACTCAAATTTGACTCGGTACATGGACGCTGGCAACAAGATGTACAAGTAATAGGCGATCGCATCCAAATTGATCATAAATCTCTTAGTTTTGGCGAATATGCCAAACCCGAATTAGTCAACTGGCAAGAGTTAGGCGTAGATATAGTTCTGGAATGTTCTGGCAAATTCCGTACCCCAGAAACCCTAAATCCCTATTTCACCAAAGGCGTAAAGAAGGTAATCGTTGCAGCTCCTGTCAAAGAAGAAGCGCTAAATATCGTCATGGGAATTAACGATCATCTCTACGATCCCGTGCAGCATCATATTCTCACCGCCGCTTCCTGTACGACCAATTGCCTCGCGCCTGTAGTGAAAGTCATCCATGAAAGTTTAGGCATTAAACATGGCGTAATTACCACGATTCACGACAATACAAATACTCAAACCCTTGTTGATGCTCCCCATAAAGATCTGCGTCGCGCTAGGGCTTCGGCTTTGTCCCTAATTCCCACAACTACGGGATCGGCAACGGCAATAACTCTAATCTATCCCGAACTCAAGGGGAAATTAAATGGCTTAGCTGTGCGAGTGCCTTTGCTAAATGCTTCGCTTACGGATTGTGTGTTTGAAGTAGCAAGAGAAACCACAATTGAGGAAGTCAATAGTTTATTAAAGGTAGCTGCCGAAGGTGAACTAAAGGGGATTTTAGGCTACGAAGAACGTCCCTTAGTTTCTATTGATTACAAAGACGATCCGCGATCGTCCATTATTGATGCCCTCTCGACAATGGTTGTAGATGGAACTCAGGTAAAGATTCTCGCTTGGTATGACAACGAATGGGGCTATTCCTGTCGCATGGCGGAATTAGCAAGAAAAGTGGCTTTGTCTATTTAA
- the arsJ gene encoding organoarsenical effux MFS transporter ArsJ: MTSSTTSQANFKNYVLVTLTYWGFTITDGALRLLVLLYFNNIGYTPIQIASLFLFYEVFGVVTNFLGGWIGSQLGLKVTLYTGISLQIFSLAMLSFLNPEWAQWLAVLYVMIAQAFSGIAKDLTKMSTKSAIRLVVTQDAQSALFKWVAILTGSKNALKGVGFFVGSALLGLCGFVNSLWIMAGGLFLLLFTGLFLPKGMGKIKTKVKFKQLFSKSPEINLLSAARFFLFGSRDVWFVVGLPVFLRSVLGWSFYQVGGFLACWVIGYGIIQSLAPTLIKRFGSGQPPRSQTVRFWTTSLIAVPAIMAITLQLNLPANLVIIGGLLIFGIVFAFNSSVHSYLVLAFTDDDKVALNVGFYYMANSGGRLAGTVLSGLIYEFYGLIGCLWVSAIMVLAAAVITRKLPDPETPKVIAWKSDGE, encoded by the coding sequence ATGACCTCTTCTACTACATCTCAAGCAAACTTCAAAAACTATGTGCTAGTTACCCTCACCTATTGGGGATTCACGATTACCGATGGCGCGTTGCGCCTGTTAGTATTGCTTTATTTCAATAATATTGGCTACACACCGATTCAAATCGCTTCTCTATTCCTATTCTATGAAGTCTTTGGAGTCGTTACTAATTTTTTAGGTGGATGGATTGGTTCACAGTTAGGGCTGAAAGTTACGCTCTATACAGGGATTAGCTTACAGATTTTCTCCCTTGCGATGTTGTCTTTTCTTAATCCAGAATGGGCGCAATGGTTAGCGGTTCTCTATGTGATGATCGCTCAAGCTTTTTCAGGAATTGCCAAAGACTTAACGAAAATGAGTACCAAGAGTGCGATTCGCTTAGTCGTAACACAGGATGCTCAATCGGCTTTGTTTAAATGGGTTGCGATTCTCACAGGTTCTAAGAATGCCCTTAAAGGTGTCGGCTTTTTTGTCGGAAGTGCTTTATTAGGACTATGCGGGTTTGTGAATTCCCTATGGATTATGGCGGGAGGTTTATTCCTACTCTTATTCACAGGCTTATTCCTACCTAAGGGCATGGGCAAAATCAAAACAAAAGTCAAATTTAAACAACTCTTTTCCAAAAGCCCTGAAATTAATCTGTTATCCGCAGCAAGATTCTTTCTCTTTGGTTCTAGAGACGTATGGTTTGTGGTGGGATTGCCTGTATTTTTGCGAAGTGTTTTAGGTTGGTCGTTTTATCAAGTTGGTGGATTTCTAGCATGTTGGGTAATTGGCTATGGCATCATTCAATCCCTCGCACCAACATTAATTAAGCGCTTTGGTTCAGGTCAGCCGCCGCGATCGCAAACAGTGCGATTTTGGACAACATCCCTCATTGCCGTTCCTGCGATCATGGCGATCACACTGCAATTAAATCTCCCTGCAAACTTAGTAATCATTGGCGGGCTACTAATTTTTGGTATCGTCTTTGCCTTTAACTCATCGGTGCATTCTTACTTAGTTCTCGCTTTCACCGATGATGACAAAGTAGCCCTAAATGTGGGCTTCTATTACATGGCAAATTCGGGTGGACGCTTAGCAGGAACGGTTCTATCGGGGTTGATTTATGAATTTTATGGATTGATTGGCTGCCTATGGGTATCCGCAATCATGGTTTTAGCTGCGGCTGTGATTACGCGCAAGTTACCCGATCCTGAAACCCCAAAAGTGATCGCATGGAAATCTGATGGAGAATAA
- a CDS encoding methylglyoxal synthase has product MPISIALIAHDTQKADMVALAQKYHVTLSRYNSLATANTGKQIQSATGLPIELVRSQRDGGDIEIAARVIAGEVACVIWLFEPDHAPLLGSNLLNLLRICKIYNVPLATNLATANIVLQSLGKSRIAHLIFNPIAGQGNPDADLAMIRQILEPHVQLKIIFTKPDLNPTDQAKTAIATIQERNSTASDTDFIIASGGDGTVSAVANALIGTGIPLGIIPRGTANAFSVALGIPTGLKAACENILTGNTCIVDAARCNDLPMILLAGIGFEAETVERADRDMKNLLGAFAYFLAGAQQLLEQKLFTVEVEIDGSVTQFQCGAMTIANAAPPTSVLAQGWGEVIPNDGLLDVTIAISKNESLNLSDRLLAIDVIGKLFASALVKTPIENEVLVCFRTNKIKVTAIPPQKVVVDGEIIGTTPVEVVCIPNGLTVFAPLVNSLLSVKKSAESH; this is encoded by the coding sequence ATGCCAATCTCTATTGCCCTCATCGCCCATGACACCCAAAAAGCAGATATGGTCGCACTGGCGCAAAAGTACCATGTAACTTTGTCTCGCTATAATTCCCTTGCGACTGCAAATACTGGTAAGCAAATTCAATCCGCCACAGGGCTACCTATCGAGCTAGTGCGATCGCAACGGGATGGTGGTGATATTGAAATTGCTGCCCGTGTCATTGCAGGAGAAGTTGCCTGTGTCATCTGGCTATTCGAGCCCGATCATGCTCCACTCCTCGGCTCCAATCTTCTAAATTTATTGCGAATATGCAAAATCTATAATGTCCCTCTGGCGACGAACCTTGCTACCGCAAATATCGTGTTGCAATCACTAGGCAAAAGTCGTATTGCCCATCTGATTTTTAACCCCATTGCAGGACAGGGCAATCCTGACGCGGATCTCGCCATGATTCGCCAAATTTTGGAACCCCATGTGCAACTAAAAATTATTTTCACAAAGCCTGATCTGAACCCTACCGATCAAGCCAAAACCGCGATCGCGACAATTCAAGAGAGAAACTCCACTGCTTCTGACACCGATTTTATTATTGCTTCTGGTGGCGATGGGACGGTTTCCGCAGTAGCCAATGCTTTAATTGGCACAGGTATTCCCCTTGGGATTATTCCTAGAGGCACTGCTAATGCTTTCTCCGTAGCATTAGGGATTCCAACGGGGTTAAAGGCAGCTTGCGAAAACATCCTCACAGGCAATACCTGTATTGTCGATGCTGCCCGTTGCAATGACTTGCCGATGATTTTGCTAGCTGGTATCGGCTTTGAAGCGGAAACCGTGGAACGCGCTGATCGGGATATGAAAAATCTCTTAGGAGCCTTTGCCTATTTCCTCGCAGGGGCGCAACAACTTTTGGAACAGAAGCTCTTTACCGTTGAAGTGGAAATTGATGGATCAGTCACGCAGTTTCAATGTGGAGCGATGACTATTGCCAATGCTGCGCCTCCAACTTCAGTACTGGCGCAAGGTTGGGGAGAGGTGATTCCTAACGATGGGTTACTTGATGTGACGATCGCCATTTCCAAAAATGAGAGCCTCAATCTTTCCGATCGCCTATTAGCGATCGATGTCATCGGTAAGCTATTTGCGTCTGCATTAGTCAAAACTCCCATCGAAAATGAAGTCTTAGTCTGTTTCCGAACTAACAAAATCAAGGTTACGGCAATTCCACCGCAAAAAGTGGTAGTAGATGGCGAGATCATTGGTACAACTCCCGTTGAAGTCGTCTGTATACCTAACGGATTAACGGTTTTTGCGCCATTAGTTAATAGTTTGCTGTCAGTCAAAAAATCAGCCGAATCCCATTAA
- a CDS encoding phytoene desaturase family protein codes for MKTDYLIVGSGISALVFAALMAKSGKKVQLLEAHEHAGGFGHTFTMANKYKFNAQLHYVWNCGEGQPVHQVLQKLDLDKSVTFEHYDRDGFDHMHMPNYALQIPSSLEELSRRLSDLFPKDATQIRKFINEVQTTSEGLEKLAPPIIPSQLFQNFGAVFCALKYLNSTLQDVFDKFRLPLEAQTLLALQWPDFLLPPNQLSFYAWVILFTGYQKGAFYPTKHFEHVINSLVNVIQENGGKVLLNHEVTNFRVQDGAVIGVEAKDLRSHQTHDFTGETVICNIDPQKAAHMIGLEKFSKPIRQKLSYDYSPSNFMAYCVVKDLDLHQYGFGKWNTFHSGHRDLNESFDQMYTKHDFSNPSFAITTPTLLTEEDRDCPEGCQVMEFLTVANYNYFKQLRDTDPKAYRQKKEEILESILDVVEKNYIPNLRQHIVFKITGSPTTNERFCGCPDGNSYGSSLTPRNMGLSRLNYESSLKNFYFCNASSGYPGFAPTFWTGARLYQHLSGDTIP; via the coding sequence ATGAAGACAGATTATTTGATTGTCGGTAGCGGTATATCCGCTTTGGTATTTGCAGCTTTGATGGCAAAATCTGGTAAAAAAGTCCAGCTCCTAGAAGCCCATGAACATGCAGGAGGTTTTGGACATACTTTTACAATGGCAAATAAATATAAATTTAATGCTCAGCTTCATTATGTGTGGAACTGTGGTGAAGGACAACCTGTTCATCAAGTTCTCCAAAAACTAGATCTAGACAAGTCAGTTACCTTTGAGCATTACGATCGCGATGGTTTTGACCATATGCACATGCCCAATTACGCGCTGCAAATTCCATCCTCATTGGAGGAGTTAAGCCGCAGATTGTCCGACCTATTTCCTAAAGATGCGACTCAAATTAGGAAGTTTATTAATGAAGTACAAACAACGAGTGAAGGCTTAGAAAAGTTAGCACCACCCATCATTCCTAGTCAGCTATTTCAAAATTTTGGCGCAGTATTCTGTGCTTTGAAATATTTGAATAGTACGCTCCAAGATGTTTTTGACAAATTTCGATTACCACTGGAGGCGCAAACCCTGTTAGCCCTGCAATGGCCAGATTTTTTATTACCGCCGAATCAACTCTCTTTTTATGCTTGGGTGATTTTATTCACGGGCTATCAAAAGGGAGCATTTTATCCGACTAAACACTTTGAGCATGTGATTAATTCCTTAGTGAATGTCATTCAGGAAAATGGCGGCAAGGTTTTGCTCAATCATGAAGTGACCAATTTCCGAGTTCAAGATGGTGCGGTAATTGGTGTCGAGGCAAAGGATTTGCGATCGCATCAAACCCATGATTTTACAGGCGAAACCGTGATTTGTAATATCGATCCACAAAAAGCCGCACATATGATTGGTCTAGAAAAATTCTCTAAACCAATTCGCCAAAAGCTGAGCTATGACTACTCACCCTCTAACTTTATGGCGTACTGCGTTGTCAAGGATCTTGATTTGCATCAGTACGGCTTTGGTAAATGGAACACTTTTCATTCAGGACATCGTGATCTCAATGAATCCTTTGATCAGATGTATACCAAGCATGACTTCTCTAATCCTAGCTTTGCGATTACGACACCCACACTTTTGACTGAAGAAGATCGTGATTGCCCTGAAGGATGTCAAGTCATGGAATTCCTGACAGTAGCTAATTACAATTATTTCAAGCAATTGCGGGATACTGACCCCAAAGCCTATCGTCAGAAAAAAGAAGAGATTTTGGAATCAATTCTTGATGTTGTCGAAAAGAACTATATTCCTAATTTGCGCCAACATATCGTTTTCAAAATCACTGGTAGTCCCACCACCAACGAAAGATTTTGTGGCTGTCCCGATGGTAATTCCTATGGTTCGAGCTTAACACCTCGGAATATGGGGCTTAGTCGGCTGAATTACGAGTCATCGCTTAAGAATTTCTATTTTTGCAATGCTTCCTCTGGTTATCCCGGTTTTGCACCGACCTTTTGGACAGGAGCAAGGCTATATCAACATTTATCAGGAGATACGATTCCGTAA
- a CDS encoding FAD-dependent oxidoreductase, which produces MKIAVIGGGASGMVTAYLLDKQGHFVTVMEEQPMLGGHIRTLNKNVQASHADCEFLLESGVLEFPVAFHSFLDLMQELEVELEPVQVGSGLFLADGRHFLSSVMIQKNFTGLQRLIEYLRIDTLYARSAGLWITLHSAQAKELHDHPMSDYLKPKCIRCDWLKLLTMYSYSMPLELIDDFPAELVIPALRDYVFAKWVKIKGGVYSYIEKILERFRGKILLNTKITEIRRIDTSVQIQFADGRLEIFDKVVFATPPDRILKLLVDPTFEESKRFSAWQSNHAQTIIHTDTSMYNQYGIKQASEFDFFQMSDGWGYNASLNQLCGLRSPQQYSLAFHLDQAIATDKIIHVQKHNTPLYTVEALHYRNEVMETNGENHTYYVGAYLGDGLHEGAIASAMRVAQLIGV; this is translated from the coding sequence ATGAAAATAGCAGTTATTGGTGGCGGCGCAAGTGGCATGGTGACAGCTTATCTGCTGGATAAACAGGGGCATTTTGTAACTGTGATGGAAGAACAGCCGATGTTGGGTGGTCATATTCGGACATTGAATAAAAATGTCCAAGCGAGTCATGCTGATTGCGAATTTCTGTTAGAAAGCGGTGTACTAGAGTTTCCCGTTGCATTTCATAGTTTTTTGGATTTAATGCAGGAATTAGAAGTTGAATTAGAGCCTGTACAGGTTGGTTCAGGTCTATTTTTAGCAGATGGTCGCCATTTCCTGTCGTCAGTAATGATTCAAAAAAACTTCACAGGCTTACAGCGACTGATCGAATATCTGCGAATAGATACACTCTATGCGCGATCGGCAGGACTATGGATTACCTTACATTCTGCTCAAGCTAAAGAACTTCACGATCATCCAATGTCCGATTACTTGAAGCCTAAATGTATTCGCTGTGATTGGTTAAAACTGCTGACGATGTATAGTTACTCGATGCCATTGGAATTGATTGATGATTTTCCTGCCGAATTAGTCATCCCTGCATTACGTGATTATGTGTTTGCTAAATGGGTGAAAATTAAGGGAGGTGTATATTCCTATATTGAAAAAATTCTAGAAAGATTTCGGGGCAAGATTCTGCTCAATACCAAGATTACCGAAATTAGACGCATCGATACATCAGTGCAGATTCAATTTGCTGATGGCAGACTGGAAATATTTGACAAAGTAGTTTTTGCCACACCACCTGATCGCATTCTCAAGTTACTTGTTGATCCGACTTTTGAGGAATCAAAACGCTTCTCCGCTTGGCAAAGCAATCATGCTCAAACCATCATCCATACTGATACTTCCATGTATAACCAATATGGTATTAAGCAAGCTTCGGAGTTTGATTTCTTTCAAATGTCCGATGGATGGGGATATAACGCTTCTTTAAATCAACTATGCGGTTTGCGATCGCCTCAGCAATATAGCCTCGCTTTTCATTTAGATCAGGCGATCGCCACAGATAAAATTATTCATGTTCAGAAACATAATACGCCGCTATATACAGTGGAAGCTTTGCATTATCGCAATGAAGTTATGGAGACCAATGGTGAAAACCATACCTATTATGTAGGAGCCTATCTTGGTGATGGTCTGCATGAAGGAGCGATCGCCTCGGCAATGCGAGTTGCCCAATTAATTGGTGTGTAA
- a CDS encoding HNH endonuclease — protein sequence MAKVLVLNASYEPLNITNWQRAIVLVIKGKAEQVEHNGKMVYPGMPLPSVIRMLQYVSIPYKEIPLTRRNILHRDAHSCQYCGYTGDGLTLDHVLPRSRGGADSWDNIITACVRCNVKKGNRTPKEASMPLKKQPRRPHSGLHFEVTKYLRSGNHDEWQKYIIH from the coding sequence ATGGCAAAAGTCCTTGTACTAAACGCATCCTATGAGCCGCTGAACATTACCAATTGGCAGCGTGCAATTGTGTTGGTTATAAAAGGTAAAGCCGAACAAGTCGAACATAATGGCAAAATGGTCTACCCTGGGATGCCATTGCCTAGCGTGATCCGAATGTTGCAATATGTCAGCATTCCCTACAAAGAAATTCCCCTCACTCGCCGCAATATTCTCCATCGCGATGCCCATTCCTGTCAGTACTGTGGATATACTGGCGATGGTTTGACCCTTGATCATGTATTACCGCGATCGCGTGGTGGTGCTGATAGTTGGGACAATATTATTACTGCCTGTGTGCGTTGCAATGTTAAAAAAGGCAATCGCACTCCTAAGGAGGCATCAATGCCTCTAAAAAAACAACCCCGTCGTCCTCATAGTGGTTTGCATTTTGAAGTAACCAAATATTTGCGATCGGGCAATCACGATGAATGGCAAAAATACATTATTCACTAA
- a CDS encoding M16 family metallopeptidase, producing MLSFLSRSLATVIAVVMLGNLPLWSQSFLQLGGGQAQAAQPDLVAKTPTRSLVSPKDSLTGDVVKTVLDNGLTVLTKEVNTAPVVSVQVWYRVGSQNEKLGITGISHQLEHLMFKGTKERPIQFGRLFSALGSNFNAFTSYDMTAYFGTTGSDKLEAMLKLEADRMVNTVAGEKELKSERTVVLSELDGGNNNPGTRLYRQVMLAAYPDSSYGWPVIGYRPEVENYTVEDIQNYYRTFYRPDNATLVIVGNFETQATLKKVKEIFGAIQAPPKPKEIITAEAQQKKPKPPEPQSSKEPIRLKEPGSVPFLQAVYPNLPKTNDPDVAAVDVLDSILTSGRSSRFYQALVETGLASSVSGNSSTQIGTGWYLVSATPTEGKSLEDLDRLILDEIEKIKTQPVTSAELERAKTNMRASYILGNRDISSQAVQIGYNQTVAKDYRYSDRYLDAVEKVTIADVQRVAQQYLQSDRRVVGYFEPSVITAGAGTTPSNPHSAESFKPNSPVDPAEVAKYLPESALIAKAGTPTAVQPDKFTLSNGLKVLLLRDRSTPTVTLVGEINAGAGFDTIEKAGLAGITAQNLTNGTTTKDALTLASRLENLGARLGFSAGRESVGISAISMAKDLPIVIDQLADLLQNATFPNKEFELNLQRNLLAFKSELDNPNSLARRIFQSTLYPKGHPFNAMKTEETLKSLKREDLMTFYKTFYRPDNTILTLTGDFDPATVRSLLEEKLGKWQSKGNAPKFQFPKIQKLAKTTEKQEALAGKTQAVTIIGHPSISRSDPQYYPALVLNQVLGGDTLASRLGTEIRDRLGLTYGIYSFFQAGRPPQGAFIVQMQTSGKDTQKAIAATIGLLKDVRDKGITQAEFDVAKKSLINNFATEFADPDSIANSLLSDEIYGLPVGDFYKYPQRIQSVTLEQVNRAAKELLQPDNLLIVSVVPK from the coding sequence ATGCTCTCTTTTTTGAGTCGTAGTTTAGCTACAGTGATCGCTGTAGTGATGCTTGGTAACTTGCCACTATGGTCGCAATCATTTCTACAACTAGGGGGAGGTCAAGCACAGGCTGCTCAGCCCGATCTAGTTGCCAAAACTCCGACGCGATCGCTTGTATCGCCAAAGGATTCGTTAACGGGCGATGTTGTCAAAACAGTTCTAGATAATGGGTTAACAGTTTTAACTAAAGAGGTCAATACTGCTCCTGTCGTTAGTGTCCAAGTTTGGTATCGTGTGGGTTCACAAAATGAAAAACTCGGCATTACAGGTATTTCCCACCAACTTGAACACTTGATGTTTAAAGGTACAAAGGAACGTCCAATTCAGTTTGGACGTTTATTTAGTGCCTTGGGCAGTAACTTTAATGCCTTTACTAGCTATGACATGACCGCCTATTTTGGAACAACGGGCAGCGATAAACTGGAAGCGATGCTAAAGCTAGAAGCCGATCGCATGGTGAACACGGTCGCAGGTGAAAAGGAACTTAAAAGCGAACGCACTGTAGTTTTGTCAGAGCTAGATGGGGGGAATAACAATCCCGGAACTAGACTGTATCGTCAAGTGATGCTAGCGGCATATCCCGACAGCTCCTATGGATGGCCAGTAATTGGCTATCGTCCTGAAGTTGAGAACTATACGGTTGAAGATATTCAAAATTATTACCGTACTTTTTATCGTCCTGATAATGCCACATTGGTAATTGTGGGCAATTTTGAGACGCAGGCTACGCTTAAAAAAGTAAAGGAAATCTTCGGCGCAATTCAGGCTCCACCCAAGCCTAAAGAGATCATCACGGCGGAAGCTCAGCAGAAAAAGCCTAAGCCGCCAGAACCACAATCTAGCAAGGAACCGATTCGCCTTAAAGAACCTGGTAGTGTGCCATTTTTACAAGCAGTTTATCCTAATCTACCGAAAACTAATGATCCTGATGTCGCCGCAGTTGATGTGTTGGATAGCATTTTGACATCAGGTCGGAGTTCGCGCTTTTATCAAGCCTTAGTGGAAACAGGTTTAGCGAGTAGTGTCAGTGGCAATTCATCCACGCAGATTGGCACAGGTTGGTATTTGGTAAGTGCGACCCCAACGGAAGGAAAGTCCCTTGAAGATCTTGATCGCCTGATCCTTGATGAAATTGAGAAAATAAAAACGCAGCCTGTTACATCTGCCGAGCTAGAACGTGCCAAAACTAATATGCGGGCAAGCTATATTCTCGGCAATCGCGATATTAGCTCCCAAGCAGTTCAAATTGGTTACAACCAAACCGTTGCTAAGGATTATCGCTATAGCGATCGCTATCTAGATGCGGTTGAAAAAGTCACAATCGCGGATGTGCAAAGAGTCGCTCAGCAATATCTACAAAGCGATCGCCGTGTAGTGGGATATTTTGAGCCTTCGGTGATCACGGCTGGGGCAGGCACAACTCCTAGCAACCCCCATTCAGCGGAATCCTTTAAGCCTAATTCTCCTGTTGATCCTGCGGAAGTTGCGAAGTATTTACCAGAGAGTGCTTTGATTGCTAAGGCAGGAACACCAACGGCGGTACAGCCTGACAAATTCACGCTATCCAATGGCTTAAAGGTTTTGCTATTGCGCGATCGCAGCACGCCTACGGTTACTCTCGTTGGTGAAATCAATGCAGGTGCAGGTTTTGACACGATTGAGAAGGCAGGCTTAGCAGGAATTACAGCCCAAAATCTCACCAATGGTACAACTACCAAAGATGCCCTCACCCTTGCCTCCCGATTGGAAAATCTAGGCGCGAGATTAGGATTTTCCGCAGGACGCGAAAGTGTTGGTATTTCGGCAATTTCGATGGCAAAGGACTTGCCAATTGTGATTGACCAATTAGCGGATCTGCTGCAAAATGCCACTTTCCCAAATAAGGAATTTGAACTGAATCTTCAGCGTAATTTATTAGCATTTAAATCAGAATTAGATAACCCCAATTCGTTAGCGCGGCGCATCTTCCAATCAACGCTCTATCCCAAAGGTCATCCCTTTAATGCGATGAAAACGGAAGAGACGCTCAAATCTTTGAAGCGGGAAGATTTAATGACCTTCTATAAAACCTTTTATCGTCCTGATAATACGATTCTCACACTGACAGGAGACTTTGATCCTGCAACTGTAAGAAGTCTCTTAGAGGAGAAGCTGGGCAAATGGCAATCCAAGGGCAATGCGCCAAAATTCCAATTCCCAAAAATTCAGAAGCTTGCCAAAACCACGGAGAAACAAGAAGCTCTTGCTGGTAAAACCCAAGCGGTCACAATTATTGGACATCCCAGCATTTCTCGTTCTGATCCCCAATATTATCCTGCATTAGTACTTAATCAAGTCCTCGGTGGTGATACCTTAGCGAGTCGTCTTGGAACCGAAATTCGCGATCGCCTTGGTTTGACCTATGGTATTTACAGTTTCTTCCAAGCTGGCAGACCGCCTCAGGGTGCATTCATTGTCCAAATGCAAACCAGCGGTAAGGATACACAAAAGGCGATCGCAGCAACCATAGGATTGCTCAAGGATGTGCGTGATAAAGGCATCACCCAAGCAGAATTTGATGTGGCGAAAAAGAGCTTGATTAATAATTTCGCGACGGAATTTGCTGATCCTGATAGCATTGCTAATTCTCTACTCAGTGATGAAATCTATGGCTTACCCGTTGGCGATTTTTACAAGTATCCCCAGCGGATTCAATCGGTAACTCTCGAACAGGTTAACCGTGCGGCGAAAGAGTTATTACAGCCTGACAACCTTTTAATTGTTTCTGTAGTTCCTAAATAA